TTGGCGCTGGTCGAACGTAACGAAGCGCCTTTGGGCATTGTATACGGTTCTGATGCGGTCGCCAGCAAGGGGGTCAACGTGGTGGCGACGTTCCCGGAAGATTCACATAAAAAAGTGGAATACCCCATCGCTATCGTGGAGGGGCATAAAAATGCGACCGTCAGCGCGTTCTATGATTACCTGAAAGGACCGCAGGCCTCGGCAATCTTTAAACGTTATGGATTTACGACGAAGTAATGATACTGACCGATCCAGAATGGCAGGCTGTCCTTCTTAGCCTGAAAGTGTCTTCCCTGGCCGTGCTGTTTAGCCTGCCGTTTGGGATCTTTTTTGCCTGGTTACTGGTGCGATGCCGGTTTCCGGGCAAAGCCTTACTTGATAGCGTCCTGCATCTGCCGCTGGTGCTGCCGCCGGTGGTGGTCGGCTATCTGCTGCTGGTGTCGATGGGGCGACGCGGATTTATTGGCCAGTGGCTGTATGACTGGTTCGGTCTCACGTTTGCCTTTAGCTGGCGCGGCGCCGTGCTGGCGGCGGCGGTGATGTCCTTCCCGCTGATGGTGCGGGCCATTCGGCTGGCGCTGGAGGGGGTGGATATCAAGCTCGAACAGGCCGCCAGAACGCTGGGCGCCGGGCGCTGGCGCGTTTTTCTGACTATCACCTTACCGCTTACCCTGCCAGGCATTATTGTCGGTACGGTGCTGGCGTTTGCCCGTTCGCTTGGCGAATTTGGCGCGACCATTACCTTTGTTTCCAATATTCCGGGCGAAACCCGCACCATACCTTCCGCCATGTATACCTTGATCCAGACGCCGGGCGGGGAGAGCGCGGCGGCGAGGCTGTGCGTGATTTCGATTGTATTAGCGCTGATTTCGCTGTTGATTTCTGAATGGCTGGCGCGGATTAGCCGTGAACGGACGGGGCGCTAACCATGCTGGAGCTTAATTTTTCCCAGACGCTGGGAACGCACTGTTTAACCCTCAACGAAACGCTGCCAGCCAGTGGGATCACGGCTATCTTTGGCGTCTCCGGCGCGGGAAAAACCTCGCTGATTAATGCCATCAGCGGTTTGACTCGCCCGCAAAAAGGACGCATCGCGCTGAATGGCCGGGTGTTGCATGACGCGGAAAACGGTATCTGTTTAACGCCGGAAAAGCGCCGCATCGGTTATGTTTTCCAGGATGCGCGCCTGTTCCCCCATTACAAAGTACGCGGCAATTTGCGCTACGGCATGGCGAAAAGCATGACCGGTCAGTTTGATAAGCTGGTGTCGCTGCTGGGAATTGAAGCGTTGCTTGATCGCCTGCCGGGGAGCTTGTCCGGCGGAGAAAAACAGCGCGTAGCGATAGGCCGGGCATTGCTCACCGCCCCGGAGTTGCTGCTGTTGGACGAACCGTTGGCCTCGCTGGATATCCCGCGTAAACGCGAATTACTGCCGTACCTGCAACGGCTGGCGCGGGAAATCAATATTCCCATGCTGTATGTCAGCCATTCTCTCGATGAAATTCTCCACCTGGCGGATAAAGTCATGGTGCTGGAGGATGGACAGGTTAAAGCGTTTGGCCCGCTGGAAGAAGTCTGGGGAAGCAGCGTTATGCACCCGTGGCTGCCGAAAGAGCAACAGAGCAGTATTCTGAAAGTCAGCGTGCTGGAGCATCACCCGCATTATGCCATGACCGCCCTGGCGCTTGGCGACCAGCACCTGTGGGTAAATAAACTCAATCAGCCGCTGCAATCCACACTGCGTATTCGTATACAGGCGTCGGATGTCTCGCTGGTACTACAGCCGCCGCAGCAGACCAGTATCCGCAACGTATTGCGGGCAAAAGTGGCGAATTGTTATGACGATAACGGGCAGGTGGAAGTCCAGCTTGAGATAGGCGGCAGAACGCTGTGGGCGCGAATAAGCCCGTGGGCCAGGGATGAGCTGAATATCAAGCCTGGCCTGTGGCTTTACGCGCAGGTGAAAAGCGTTTCTATCACCGCCTGACTATAGCAGGTGGGTGTAAATAAATTTGGCGATGCTATCGGTAGTGTTATCGCCGATCACAACGTCAGCGCGCGCTTTCACCGCCTCATCGGCGTTGCCCATCGCAACGCCGGTGCCTGCCGCCTCCAGCATACTGATGTCGTTGTAGTTATCGCCGAAAGCGATCACATTTTTCATTGACCCTCCCTGCGCTTCTATCCACTGGGTAAGGCGCTTGCCTTTACTGTTGCCTTTGCGCGCGATATCCACCTGATCGTGCCATGACCATTCGCACTCCAGGCCAAGCGCCTGTTCAACATGCTGACCGAACCGCTGTAGTCTGGGAATATCTTCATCGGTAAGCGCAAACTTCCACACGGCATTCACGTCGCGCGCCGCCTGCGCTAACGAAGAGACCTGTGTAAAGGTCGGACGTTGTTCCGGCGGCAAGGTCTGCGCCCACCGGGAGGTACGCACGACGTGGCCGGTTGGGTGTTCGTAAAGCATAGCGTCATCAACATACATCAGGCCGTGAATCTGATGCTCATCCAGTAAATCAATCAACTGCAACGCCTTATCCACGGGCATAGGATCGGCATCCAGGACAGTTTTAGCTTGATAATCATACAAATAGGTGCCGTTGCAGCAAATAGCAGGTGTTTCCAGCGCCAGCGCCTGATAAAAAGGATGAATAGCAACGTGATGGCGACCAGTGACAATGATAAGTTGAAAGCCCGCCTCTTTGGCGCGTGATAGCGCTTCAAGCGAGGAGGGGAGTAAGGTTTTATGCGGGGTTAATAATGTTCCGTCTAAATCGAGGGCAATCACGCGTGCAGTCATAATTTTTTCCAGATTAAGAGTAATAACTCCGTCTGTCGGCATGGTACACCGGGACGGTAAGCAGACAAAATTCTGCGTCTGAATTCAGCATTCGCCGTCAAAAGCGACTACGTTAAGCTGTGTCCTGTTATTGCAGCTACATGCCATATGCAAAGGAGTATTCATGAAACAAACAGTCTATACCGCCAGCCCTGAGAGTCAGCAAATTCACGTCTGGAGCCTGAACCACGAAGGGACGCTGACGCTGGTGCAGGTCGTGGATGTGCCCGGTCAGGTTCAGCCGATGGTGGTCAGTCCGGATAAACGCTACCTCTATGTCGGCGTGCGCCCGGAGTTTCGTGTCCTGGCGTATCGTATTGCGCCGGATGATGGCGCGCTGACGTTTGCCGCCGAATCCGCCCTGCCGGGTAGCCCGACCCATATTTCTACCGATCATCATGGTCGTTTTGTCTTTGTCGGATCGTATAACGCCGGTAATGTCAGCGTGACGCGCTTACAGGATGGCCTGCCGGTTGAGCTGGTGGATGTGGTGGAGGGGCTGGACGGCTGCCACTCGGCAAATATTACGCCGGATAACCGTACCCTGTGGGTGCCTGCGCTAAAACAGGATCGCATTTGTCTGTTTACGCTAAGCGATGACGGCCATCTGGTGGCCCAGGAGCCGGCGGAAGTAAATACAGTTGAAGGGGCAGGCCCGCGTCATATGGTCTTCCACCCGAATCGACAATATGCGTATTGCGTCAATGAACTGAACAGTTCGGTGGATGTCTGGCAGCTTAAAAATCCGCATGGCGAGATAGAGTGCGTGCAAACGCTGGATATGATGCCCGCCGATTTTTCCGATACCCGCTGGGCGGCGGATATTCATATTACGCCGGATGGACGGCATCTGTATGCCTGTGACCGCACCGCCAGTCTGATTACCGTCTTTAGTGTCTCCGAAGATGGCAGCGTACTGAGCGTTGAAGGCTTCCAGCCGACGGAAGCCCAACCGCGCGGCTTTAATATCGACAATAGCGGAAAATACCTGATTGCTGCGGGTCAAAAATCACATCATATCGCGGTCTATGAAATTACGGGCACTCAGGGGTTGCTGACGGAAAAAGGCCGTTATGCCGTCGGCCAGGGGCCAATGTGGGTTGTGGTGAACGCGTACTAAAGCGCTGTGTGCCGGATGGAGGCGGGCTGGAGCTCATCAAGGCGGGATGCCTGATTAATTTCAATAAACATTGCTTGCAGTAAAACCACGGGCCGCCACATCTGCTGCGGCGGCCCGTTTATAAGCCTGAACCGGAACGGTGATTACTGCTTAGGTTCCGCCACTACTTTACTGCCTATACCGCGGTTGTTGTATTCCCACATGCGGTTGTAGTTAGTGTCGTTCAGATTACGCTGCACCTCGTCTTTGTCATCCACGGTTCCCGTATTTCCAGCAAACGGACGTTTCGAGATGACCGCGTCGGCCCACGGTTTGGCAACGTTGAAGCCCTCGTTAATCACGCTGTCGCGGATCACGACCTGACCGTTGGTGTTGGCGTCGACATCCAGCGAGCGGCCAAGCTGCGCAACGCCATCGCCGGAGGCGTTAAAGCGGCTGTTGATCGCCAAAAAGCCATAGTAAATATTGGACAGCGTCGCCGGGGCGAAGACGTAGGCTTCCTGCTGTGTGCGGGAGTTGACGACCTGGAAGTTGGTGTTATCGAACACCACGGCGCCGCGTCCGGAAACCATATCCACATCGCCTTCAATATAGCTGTTCGTCACCAGCGTACGTGGCTGGCGATCGGTTTGCAGACGGTTCTGCACGCCGCTGTTGGTCACAAAGAAGGTGTTCTGGCGGCCAAGGATATTGACCTTGTTAATCTGGACTTTGTCGCCATCGGTACGCAGCGCCACCGCCGGATGGTTTCCGGCATCGACGCTGTCGCCCAGCGTGTTCTCGATGGTCAGATTTTGTAGCTGCAGACCGTTATTCTGCGACCAGAACGCGGCAGAACACATTACACCGATCGTCGCGGCGTGTTTGCTTTGGCAGTTATCGAACATATACCAGGCGGGTTTACCAGGCATATATTTCCCGCCGGGATTCACCGCGCGGCGCCAGTCAGCGACACTCATTTCACCATCAATCGCCATCCCAATTTTCACATCGATCGGTTTTTCACCGGTCCCGTACAGGGTCAGACTTCCCGGCGCGGCGGGAACATACACGGTCCCCTGATAGTCGCCCGGCATAATAGCAATGTACTGGCGTTTGTTCGTGCGTTTAACCATTGCCGCATCGACCGCGGCCTGAATCGAGGTGTGCGTAACGCCTGGCGTACCTGCCGGCCCCACCACAAAGTCAGGCTGTGCGGGCAGGGTAATCGGCGACGGCGACCACGGGGCGGTATTCGGCGTCAGGGAGGCAAAATAGCGCGCCGCAACGAAGTTTTTCGCTTCATTTGCCGACAGAATTGGGCGCGAGGCGGTGCCAGGCGCGGTTTGATCGGAAGGGATCTGATCGGGTGGCGTAGAGCTACAGGCGCTCAGCGTCACGCCAAAAGCCAGTGCCAGCGCCAGACGGGAAACCGATAATGTATTCACAGGTTGCTCCGGGCTTGAAAAAGTTAAATGACATCCATTGAAGCCTGCTTTTTTATACTAAGTTGAACGAAACGGGAAGGCGAAAAGGTAAAAAGTTCCTTTTCAGGCCGGAAACACCTGTAGCATCAGATAGTTTTATCACAATTAAGCAACAACTTTCGCGCTTTGAGTTGACAATCCGGAGCAGAAAGAAAATAAATGTCTATACAACCCATGACAGGCAAGAGAGCGACAGGAATGCGGCAACTTTTACCGGGCGATACTGTCTGGCGAAACATCAGGCTGGCGACAATGGACCCGCAGCAGCAAGCCCTGTACGGGCTGGTGGATAATCAGGCGCTGATTGTGCGCGAAGGGCATATTTGCGATATCGTGCCAGAGACGCAGCTTCCTGTCAGCGGGGACAATATCCATGATATGCAGGGACGACTGGTAACCCCGGGACTTATCGATTGCCACACGCATCTGGTGTTTGCCGGTAACCGCGCCGCAGAGTGGGAACAGCGGCTTAACGGCGCGTCATACCAGCATATTAGCGCTCAGGGCGGCGGCATTAACGCGACGGTATCAGCAACCCGCGCCTGTGCGGAGGAGACGCTCTACCTGCTGGCGCGCGAACGCATGATGCGCCTTGCCAGCGAAGGCGTTACGCTGCTGGAGATTAAATCCGGCTATGGTCTGGAGCTGGCGACAGAAGAAAAGCTGTTGCGCGTCGCTGCAAAACTTGCCGCCGAAAACGCTATCGACATTAGCCCCACGCTATTGGCCGCTCATGCTACGCCAGCGGAGTATCGTGACGACCCGGACGGCTACATCACTCTGGTCTGCGAGACGATGATTCCGCAGCTCTGGCAAAAAGGGTTATTTGATGCGGTAGACCTCTTTTGCGAGAGCGTCGGCTTTAATGTGGCGCAGAGTGAGCGCGTATTGCAGACGGCGAAGGCGTTAGGTATTCCCGTTAAAGGCCATGTTGAGCAGCTTTCGCTGTTGGGCGGCGCGCAGTTGGTGAGCCGTTATCAGGGCTTATCGGCGGATCATATCGAATATCTTGATGAAGTGGGCGTCGCGGCGATGCGTGACGGCGGTACTGTCGGCGTATTATTGCCCGGCGCGTTTTATTTTCTGCGCGAGACGCAGCGCCCGCCGGTAGAACTGCTGCGCCGCTATCAGGTGCCTGTCGCCGTCGCCAGCGATTTCAATCCCGGCACCAGCCCGTTTTGCAGTTTGCATCTGGCGATGAATATGGCCTGCGTACAGTTTGGTCTGACGCCGGAAGAGGCATGGGCGGGCGTTACGCGCCATGCCGCTCGCGCGCTGGGAAGACAGGCGACGCATGGGCAGATCAGGGCCGGCTACCGGGCGGATTTTGTGGTGTGGGATGCTGAACAGCCGGTAGAGATAGTGTATGAGCCGGGGCGTAACCCTTTATATCAGCGGGTATACAGAGGAAAAATCTCATGACGCAATGGTATCCGGCTTCTCCGGCGCTCTGGCAGGGGCGCGATGACAGTATAGAAGCGCCGGATGCGCGGCGTCTGTTTCAGACCGTCACGCGCAGCGAGACCTTTTCCCCCGAAAACTGGCAGCAAAAGATCGCGTTAATGGGATTTGCCTGCGACGAGGGGGTAAAACGCAATGCAGGGCGTCCCGGCGCGGCAGGCGCCCCGGACGCGTTGCGTAAAGCGCTGGCGAATATGGCCAGCCACCAGGGACATGAACGGCTGGTGGATTTAGGCAATTGGGTTGCGCCGACGCCCGATCTGGAAGGCGCGCAGCAGGCCTTGCGCGATGCGGTAAGCCGCTGTCTGCGGGCCGGGATGCGCACGCTGGTACTGGGCGGCGGGCATGAAACCGCGTTTGGACACGGCGCGGGGGTGCTGGACGCGTTTGCGCAGGAAAGCGTAGGGATCATTAATCTTGATGCGCATCTGGATCTCCGTCAGACCGACCGGGCAACATCCGGGACGCCGTTTCGTCAACTGGCGCAGCTATGCGACGCGCAGAGCCGCGCGTTTCATTATGCCTGTTTCGGCGTGAGCCGTGCGGCGAATACGCAGGCGTTGTGGCGGGAAGCGCAGTGGCGGAATGTTACCGTGGTGGAGGATCTGGACTGCCATGACGCGCTGGCGCAGATGGCGCAGTTTATCGACAAGGTGGATAAAATTTATCTGACTATCGATCTCGACGTATTGCCTGTCTGGGAAATGCCGGCCGTCTCCGCTCCCGCAGCGCTGGGCGTGCCGCTGATACAGGTTCTGCGTTTAATTGAGCCGGTTTGCCGCAGCGGAAAATTACAGGCGGCGGATCTGGTTGAGTTTAATCCACGCTTTGATGAAGATGGCGCAGCGGCGCGCGTGGCGGCGCGGCTTGGCTGGCAAATCGCGCACTGGTGGCGTTAATCTGTCATCCGGAAAACATTATCCGCATAAGGAAGGCTTCACGCATGTATTCATCCCGCTCCCGTTCTGCACCTGCGCCTTTTTACGAAACGGTGAAACAGGACATCTGTAAAAAAATAGCCGGCGGCGTCTGGCAGCCGCACGATCGCATTCCGTCGGAAGCAGAACTGGTCGCCCAGTATGGCTTTAGCCGAATGACCATCAATCGGGCGCTGCGTGAGCTGACGGATGAAGGGTGGCTGGTGCGTTTACAGGGCGTGGGGACGTTTGTCGCCGAACCGAAAGGCCAGTCCGCGCTGTTTGAAGTCCGCAGTATCGCCGAGGAGATTGCCGCCCGCCGTCATCAGCATCGTTGTGAGGTGCTCACGCTGGAGCGCGTGCGGGCAAACGCCATCCAGGCCAGCGCTCTCAACGTCAATGAGAGCGATGTCATTTTCCATTCCATCATGGTGCATTATGAAAACGATCTGCCGGTACAAATTGAAGATCGCTGCGTGAATGCGGATATTGCCGTGGATTACCTGACGCAGGATTACAGTCAGACCACGCCGCACGCTTATTTGTCGCGGATCGCGCCGCTAACGGAAGGGGAACATATTGTGGAGGCGGTGCGCGCCACGGCGCAAGAGTGCGCGTGGTTAACTATCAAAGAGCATGAGCCTTGTCTGCTCATTCGTCGTACAACCTGGTCCGCGTCGCGGATTGTTTCTCACGCCCGCTTACTTTTCCCCGGGTCGCGCTACCGGCTACAGGGACGATTTATCTCCTGAGCGGACTGCTGCCGGAAAACGTGATTGCTGACACAATATAACAAAATTGTATCATTTTTGTTAATTCTATTCTTGTGCTTACTTGTATAGACAAGTATATGTCTGATTCTTATCTGTGGGTCTGCGGCGGTGCCTGATAGTGGCGTTTTAGCGTTATTTGGCGATGGCAGACCGATAATAATGAGGAGTCATTGCTATGCCTGAAAGCAAGTATCGTCAGCAGACTATCCGCGCGCCCAGAGGCACGGTATTAACGGCGAAAAGCTGGCTGACAGAAGCCCCGCTGCGGATGTTAATGAATAATCTCGATCCTGACG
This DNA window, taken from Salmonella enterica subsp. enterica serovar Typhimurium str. LT2, encodes the following:
- the modB gene encoding molybdate transporter (ABC superfamily (membrane); similar to E. coli molybdate transport permease protein (AAC73851.1); Blastp hit to AAC73851.1 (229 aa), 95% identity in aa 1 - 229) translates to MILTDPEWQAVLLSLKVSSLAVLFSLPFGIFFAWLLVRCRFPGKALLDSVLHLPLVLPPVVVGYLLLVSMGRRGFIGQWLYDWFGLTFAFSWRGAVLAAAVMSFPLMVRAIRLALEGVDIKLEQAARTLGAGRWRVFLTITLPLTLPGIIVGTVLAFARSLGEFGATITFVSNIPGETRTIPSAMYTLIQTPGGESAAARLCVISIVLALISLLISEWLARISRERTGR
- the modC gene encoding molybdate transporter (ABC superfamily (atp_bind); similar to E. coli ATP-binding component of molybdate transport (AAC73852.1); Blastp hit to AAC73852.1 (352 aa), 91% identity in aa 1 - 352), encoding MLELNFSQTLGTHCLTLNETLPASGITAIFGVSGAGKTSLINAISGLTRPQKGRIALNGRVLHDAENGICLTPEKRRIGYVFQDARLFPHYKVRGNLRYGMAKSMTGQFDKLVSLLGIEALLDRLPGSLSGGEKQRVAIGRALLTAPELLLLDEPLASLDIPRKRELLPYLQRLAREINIPMLYVSHSLDEILHLADKVMVLEDGQVKAFGPLEEVWGSSVMHPWLPKEQQSSILKVSVLEHHPHYAMTALALGDQHLWVNKLNQPLQSTLRIRIQASDVSLVLQPPQQTSIRNVLRAKVANCYDDNGQVEVQLEIGGRTLWARISPWARDELNIKPGLWLYAQVKSVSITA
- the ybhA gene encoding putative hydrolase of the HAD superfamily (similar to E. coli putative phosphatase (AAC73853.1); Blastp hit to AAC73853.1 (272 aa), 84% identity in aa 1 - 272), which produces MTARVIALDLDGTLLTPHKTLLPSSLEALSRAKEAGFQLIIVTGRHHVAIHPFYQALALETPAICCNGTYLYDYQAKTVLDADPMPVDKALQLIDLLDEHQIHGLMYVDDAMLYEHPTGHVVRTSRWAQTLPPEQRPTFTQVSSLAQAARDVNAVWKFALTDEDIPRLQRFGQHVEQALGLECEWSWHDQVDIARKGNSKGKRLTQWIEAQGGSMKNVIAFGDNYNDISMLEAAGTGVAMGNADEAVKARADVVIGDNTTDSIAKFIYTHLL
- the ybhE gene encoding putative 3-carboxymuconate cyclase (similar to E. coli putative isomerase (AAC73854.1); Blastp hit to AAC73854.1 (331 aa), 91% identity in aa 1 - 331), coding for MKQTVYTASPESQQIHVWSLNHEGTLTLVQVVDVPGQVQPMVVSPDKRYLYVGVRPEFRVLAYRIAPDDGALTFAAESALPGSPTHISTDHHGRFVFVGSYNAGNVSVTRLQDGLPVELVDVVEGLDGCHSANITPDNRTLWVPALKQDRICLFTLSDDGHLVAQEPAEVNTVEGAGPRHMVFHPNRQYAYCVNELNSSVDVWQLKNPHGEIECVQTLDMMPADFSDTRWAADIHITPDGRHLYACDRTASLITVFSVSEDGSVLSVEGFQPTEAQPRGFNIDNSGKYLIAAGQKSHHIAVYEITGTQGLLTEKGRYAVGQGPMWVVVNAY
- the ybhC gene encoding putative pectinesterase (similar to E. coli putative pectinesterase (AAC73859.1); Blastp hit to AAC73859.1 (427 aa), 86% identity in aa 1 - 427), producing the protein MNTLSVSRLALALAFGVTLSACSSTPPDQIPSDQTAPGTASRPILSANEAKNFVAARYFASLTPNTAPWSPSPITLPAQPDFVVGPAGTPGVTHTSIQAAVDAAMVKRTNKRQYIAIMPGDYQGTVYVPAAPGSLTLYGTGEKPIDVKIGMAIDGEMSVADWRRAVNPGGKYMPGKPAWYMFDNCQSKHAATIGVMCSAAFWSQNNGLQLQNLTIENTLGDSVDAGNHPAVALRTDGDKVQINKVNILGRQNTFFVTNSGVQNRLQTDRQPRTLVTNSYIEGDVDMVSGRGAVVFDNTNFQVVNSRTQQEAYVFAPATLSNIYYGFLAINSRFNASGDGVAQLGRSLDVDANTNGQVVIRDSVINEGFNVAKPWADAVISKRPFAGNTGTVDDKDEVQRNLNDTNYNRMWEYNNRGIGSKVVAEPKQ
- the hutI gene encoding Imidazolonepropionase; this translates as MRQLLPGDTVWRNIRLATMDPQQQALYGLVDNQALIVREGHICDIVPETQLPVSGDNIHDMQGRLVTPGLIDCHTHLVFAGNRAAEWEQRLNGASYQHISAQGGGINATVSATRACAEETLYLLARERMMRLASEGVTLLEIKSGYGLELATEEKLLRVAAKLAAENAIDISPTLLAAHATPAEYRDDPDGYITLVCETMIPQLWQKGLFDAVDLFCESVGFNVAQSERVLQTAKALGIPVKGHVEQLSLLGGAQLVSRYQGLSADHIEYLDEVGVAAMRDGGTVGVLLPGAFYFLRETQRPPVELLRRYQVPVAVASDFNPGTSPFCSLHLAMNMACVQFGLTPEEAWAGVTRHAARALGRQATHGQIRAGYRADFVVWDAEQPVEIVYEPGRNPLYQRVYRGKIS
- the hutG gene encoding formimionoglutamate hydrolase (similar to E. coli agmatinase (AAC75974.1); Blastp hit to AAC75974.1 (306 aa), 24% identity in aa 47 - 298); its protein translation is MTQWYPASPALWQGRDDSIEAPDARRLFQTVTRSETFSPENWQQKIALMGFACDEGVKRNAGRPGAAGAPDALRKALANMASHQGHERLVDLGNWVAPTPDLEGAQQALRDAVSRCLRAGMRTLVLGGGHETAFGHGAGVLDAFAQESVGIINLDAHLDLRQTDRATSGTPFRQLAQLCDAQSRAFHYACFGVSRAANTQALWREAQWRNVTVVEDLDCHDALAQMAQFIDKVDKIYLTIDLDVLPVWEMPAVSAPAALGVPLIQVLRLIEPVCRSGKLQAADLVEFNPRFDEDGAAARVAARLGWQIAHWWR
- the hutC gene encoding histidine utilization repressor (similar to E. coli transcriptional regulator of succinylCoA synthetase operon (AAC73824.1); Blastp hit to AAC73824.1 (240 aa), 24% identity in aa 5 - 229), whose amino-acid sequence is MYSSRSRSAPAPFYETVKQDICKKIAGGVWQPHDRIPSEAELVAQYGFSRMTINRALRELTDEGWLVRLQGVGTFVAEPKGQSALFEVRSIAEEIAARRHQHRCEVLTLERVRANAIQASALNVNESDVIFHSIMVHYENDLPVQIEDRCVNADIAVDYLTQDYSQTTPHAYLSRIAPLTEGEHIVEAVRATAQECAWLTIKEHEPCLLIRRTTWSASRIVSHARLLFPGSRYRLQGRFIS